One Microbacterium marinum genomic window, AGATGAATGGCATAACGAATGCGTTCTTCGTCGCCTCTTCGGTACCGATTGCCTCGGCTTGGTTCTTCACCTTCGCCGCCAACGCGGCGAGACGGTCCACAAACTCCATCGTTTCCCCCAGGATCGCATCGAATGTGCGTGAATAGGCCCGAGCGTATCGGAGAGATGCTTCGCATGGGCGGACCCGTGGAGCGTTGCTGCGCGATCCGCCCTGATACGGTCGCACTCGTGACAAGTGAGCGCGTGCGTAAGGCCCTGAGTTCGTTCGTCGAGGAGCGGGAGTGGGCGCAGTTTCACACGCCGGTCAACCTTGCGAAGAGCGTATCCATCGAGGCTGCCGAGTTGCTCGAATGCTTCCAGTGGGGTGATGACGCTGACGCGTCACGCGTGCGAGAAGAGCTTGCTGACGTCGTGACCTATTGCACACTGCTTGCCATGCGGCTCGGTGTCGACCTTGACCAGATCGTCCTCGAGAAGCTGGCCATCACCGAGCGTAAGTACCCGGCTGATCGAGCGAAGGGGCGGAGCGCGAAGTATGACGCCCTTTGAGATCGAGCAGCTGACCTTTTCGCAGCCTGCTCTCAAGGAATGGGCTCGCGGAGACGAGCGTCGCAGAAACTGGCCCGTCGTATACGTGATCGATGGCGGCGAGGCGAAGGGTGCAGCATCCGTTTATGTCGGTGAGACCGTCAACGCGGCTTCGAGGATGAAGCAGCATCTCGCCAACCCCGCGAAGGATGGGCTACGGAGCGTTCGCGTCGTGTTCGATGAGACCTTCAATAAGTCGGCGTGTCTGGACCTCGAGTCGCACCTGATCCGATGGCTCGCGGGGGATGGGCAGTTCACGGTGATGAACGGCAACGAAGGGATCATCGACGCGCGCTACTACGAGCGCGACGTCTAC contains:
- a CDS encoding nucleotide pyrophosphohydrolase, with the translated sequence MGGPVERCCAIRPDTVALVTSERVRKALSSFVEEREWAQFHTPVNLAKSVSIEAAELLECFQWGDDADASRVREELADVVTYCTLLAMRLGVDLDQIVLEKLAITERKYPADRAKGRSAKYDAL